The following are from one region of the Desulfonatronum thiosulfatophilum genome:
- the pilQ gene encoding type IV pilus secretin PilQ: protein MRRFFTSSPLFALVCLVLLGCSAKPEVAEMETFFDDWRLMAEVTRGHSPLQELEAYDVAEFVAELEPELEVLPEPPLPTTLVNLQLHDVPLGALLQALSRAAGQNIVFGSTINAKNVSILLDNVPWDQAFRSVIAVHGLTYVWDGDILRVLTLEDMQNDLRVAEVRRGKFEQARETERLAPLIARVVRINYGEPAKLKDSLLELITKGPDEKPQGSINVDDHSNSLVIKASRDDQDRILNMIRHLDKPRSQIQIKATIVEATKETARDLGVQWGGRRVNHSHPWMLSPSVGLQQPSVPLAGAGNYPLGDPATPSFNTGQGPMGMASNFPANLAAASAGFGLNFIIGSTNYLEVQLSALQQDGKLNILSSPSITTMDNQMAYTENGERVPYVTYDRDGDKTVRFEDAVLRLEITPHTVGSNLLRMKINVKKDEVDFTRQVDGNPLIIKKQTETNLIVENGETIVISGLTKQRDTFDETGVPGLKNVTGLGWLFKRENKGQLMEDVLIFITPTILPTRAMQQTSPFSIDPES, encoded by the coding sequence TTGATGGCCGAAGTAACCAGGGGACATTCCCCCCTCCAGGAACTGGAGGCTTATGACGTGGCTGAATTCGTGGCCGAACTCGAGCCCGAGTTGGAAGTACTTCCCGAGCCGCCCCTGCCCACGACTCTGGTCAACCTGCAGTTGCACGACGTGCCCCTGGGCGCCCTGCTCCAGGCTCTTTCCCGCGCTGCTGGGCAGAACATCGTCTTCGGCTCCACAATCAATGCAAAAAACGTGAGCATCCTCCTGGACAATGTGCCCTGGGACCAGGCCTTTCGCAGCGTGATCGCCGTGCATGGTCTGACCTACGTCTGGGATGGCGACATCCTTCGCGTCCTGACCCTGGAGGACATGCAAAACGACCTGCGCGTGGCCGAAGTACGGCGCGGCAAGTTCGAGCAGGCCCGCGAAACCGAACGCCTGGCGCCGTTGATCGCCCGGGTCGTGCGCATCAACTACGGAGAACCCGCCAAACTCAAAGACAGCCTTCTTGAACTGATCACCAAGGGGCCGGACGAAAAGCCTCAGGGTTCGATAAATGTCGATGACCATTCAAATTCCCTGGTGATCAAGGCATCCCGTGATGACCAGGACCGCATCCTGAACATGATCCGCCACCTGGACAAGCCTCGCTCTCAGATTCAGATCAAGGCCACCATCGTGGAAGCTACCAAGGAAACTGCCAGAGATCTGGGCGTCCAGTGGGGGGGGCGTCGCGTCAATCACAGCCATCCCTGGATGTTGTCGCCCAGCGTCGGCCTGCAACAGCCCAGCGTGCCCCTGGCTGGAGCAGGGAATTATCCGCTGGGCGACCCCGCAACACCTTCCTTCAACACGGGCCAGGGCCCCATGGGCATGGCCAGCAACTTCCCGGCCAACCTGGCCGCTGCTTCGGCTGGCTTTGGCCTGAACTTCATCATCGGCAGCACCAACTACCTGGAGGTCCAGTTGTCGGCCCTGCAGCAGGACGGCAAGCTGAACATCCTCTCCAGCCCGTCCATCACGACCATGGACAACCAGATGGCCTATACGGAGAACGGCGAGCGGGTGCCCTACGTGACTTATGACAGGGACGGCGACAAGACTGTCAGGTTCGAGGACGCCGTGCTCCGCCTGGAAATCACCCCGCACACCGTGGGATCCAATCTGTTGCGGATGAAGATCAACGTGAAAAAGGACGAGGTGGACTTTACCCGGCAGGTGGACGGCAACCCCTTGATCATCAAGAAACAGACCGAAACCAACCTGATCGTGGAGAACGGTGAGACCATCGTCATTTCCGGCTTGACCAAGCAACGCGACACTTTCGATGAAACCGGGGTCCCCGGCCTGAAGAACGTCACCGGCCTGGGCTGGTTGTTCAAGAGAGAAAACAAGGGCCAGCTTATGGAAGACGTGCTGATCTTCATCACCCCGACCATCCTCCCGACCCGGGCCATGCAACAGACCTCGCCATTTTCTATTGACCCGGAAAGTTAG
- a CDS encoding GspE/PulE family protein produces the protein MPKKVRLGDMLIKEGLITEAKLQSALREHKRVGIKLGEYLIRESIVREDQVIDLISRQMRISLFDSTQFPISPSLGELLPVELAQKYKVVALGRKGSILQVAMTDPMDINALDAIELAVNAEVEPLICTEQQYDQLVGNIYGLRSGLDGMMEDISSLETRTEDEEKDAPKGPTMDVEVSSLQTMAEEVPVIRLVNSILAQAVREKVSDVHISPEKNAVQIRFRIDGKLQEIPSPPKSMHLPLVSRLKILSNMDIANSRIPQDGRFTINMQDREVNVRVSSLPTIHGENMVLRLLDMSAGVYTLDRLGMGPENMAKVQKAVAKPYGMILATGPTGSGKSTSLYAILKSINTPDINIITLEDPVEYRVERIRQVQLNRRAGMTFASGLRSILRQDPDVVMVGEIRDAETAAIAIQAAMTGHRLLSTVHTNDSASAITRLIDMGMEPFLVSSVLLVSIAQRLVRRVCEQCVEEYQPDEKLLDFWGLRDKPMTFRRGAGCYLCKGTGYRGRVGLYEVLFNDEEIQDLTMRRASSQEIARAAVKAGKMRTLREDAMDKVSQGITTLEEVTTTVIV, from the coding sequence ATGCCAAAAAAAGTCAGACTGGGCGACATGCTGATCAAGGAAGGCCTGATCACTGAGGCCAAGCTCCAGTCCGCCCTGCGAGAACACAAAAGGGTCGGCATCAAACTTGGCGAATACCTGATCCGGGAAAGCATCGTGCGCGAGGACCAGGTCATCGACCTGATCAGCAGGCAGATGCGCATTTCCCTCTTCGACTCGACGCAATTCCCCATCTCTCCGAGCCTGGGCGAGCTTTTGCCCGTGGAACTGGCCCAGAAGTACAAGGTCGTGGCCTTGGGCCGCAAGGGGTCCATTCTCCAGGTGGCCATGACCGACCCCATGGACATCAATGCTCTGGACGCCATAGAGCTCGCTGTCAACGCCGAAGTGGAACCCCTGATCTGCACCGAGCAGCAGTACGATCAGCTCGTGGGCAATATCTACGGCCTGCGCTCTGGGCTCGACGGAATGATGGAGGACATCTCCTCCCTGGAAACCAGGACCGAGGACGAGGAAAAGGACGCGCCCAAGGGGCCGACCATGGACGTGGAGGTTTCCTCCCTGCAGACAATGGCCGAGGAAGTCCCGGTCATCCGGCTGGTCAATTCAATCCTGGCCCAGGCAGTACGTGAAAAGGTCAGCGACGTGCATATCAGTCCGGAAAAAAATGCCGTTCAGATCCGGTTTCGCATCGACGGCAAGCTTCAGGAGATTCCTTCGCCACCCAAGTCCATGCATCTGCCCTTGGTCTCCAGGCTGAAGATCCTGTCCAACATGGACATCGCCAACTCCCGCATTCCCCAGGACGGCCGATTTACCATCAACATGCAGGACCGGGAGGTCAATGTCCGCGTCTCCTCCCTGCCGACCATTCACGGTGAGAACATGGTCCTGCGTCTGCTGGACATGAGCGCCGGCGTGTACACTTTGGATCGCCTGGGCATGGGCCCGGAGAACATGGCCAAGGTCCAGAAGGCCGTGGCCAAGCCCTACGGCATGATCCTGGCCACCGGCCCCACGGGAAGCGGCAAATCCACCTCCCTCTACGCCATCCTGAAATCCATCAACACTCCGGACATCAACATCATCACCCTGGAAGACCCGGTGGAATACCGGGTGGAACGGATCAGGCAGGTGCAACTCAACCGTCGGGCCGGCATGACCTTTGCCAGCGGCCTGCGCTCCATCTTGCGCCAGGACCCGGACGTGGTCATGGTCGGCGAAATCCGGGACGCGGAAACAGCCGCCATCGCCATCCAGGCGGCCATGACCGGTCACCGCCTGCTGTCCACCGTGCACACCAATGACTCGGCCAGCGCCATCACGCGGCTGATCGACATGGGCATGGAACCCTTTCTGGTCTCCTCCGTGCTTCTGGTGTCCATAGCACAGCGCCTGGTGCGCAGGGTCTGCGAGCAGTGCGTTGAAGAGTACCAGCCAGACGAAAAGTTGCTGGACTTCTGGGGGTTGCGGGATAAGCCCATGACCTTTCGACGCGGCGCGGGCTGCTACCTGTGTAAAGGCACCGGATACCGCGGACGGGTCGGCCTGTACGAGGTGCTCTTCAATGACGAGGAGATCCAGGACCTGACCATGCGGCGGGCCTCGTCCCAGGAGATTGCCAGGGCCGCGGTCAAGGCAGGCAAGATGCGCACATTGCGCGAGGATGCCATGGATAAGGTGTCCCAGGGCATAACCACCCTGGAAGAAGTGACGACCACGGTTATTGTCTAG
- a CDS encoding type II secretion system F family protein, translating into MKKFKYKAINEMGTTISGTVEADSLEGAEDMLSARGYMPTKVQAGDGSVQEYLDKLETSLTRIKPVDLIFFTKQFRTLFKAGISITEAFRILEFQSTNKKLKQTVARMGEDIKSGLGLADTFGKHPNVFPAVYISMIRAGETSGNLPEVLDRLVYLLDHEHKVKGNVRSAMTYPVIVVVALFGAFLFLLTYVVPTFARMFASAKIDLPWPTQVAMLMHTVVLGYWMISLPIFVGMVFSVYWYQKTPTGRLLRDKFFLALPILGPVFTKAAMSRFSSIFAILQISGVSVLDSLKILSDSIGNSAISREFDKIGDQLREGKGISTPLKSAKYFTPMVISMVAVGEESGNLDTMLHDISVHYDDEVNYEVGRMTELLGPVLLVALAGVVGFFALAIFMPMWDMVKTIR; encoded by the coding sequence ATGAAGAAGTTTAAATACAAGGCCATCAATGAGATGGGCACGACCATCTCCGGCACTGTGGAGGCGGACTCCCTGGAAGGGGCTGAGGACATGCTCAGCGCCAGGGGTTATATGCCGACCAAGGTTCAGGCCGGCGACGGCTCGGTTCAGGAGTATCTGGACAAGCTGGAAACCAGCCTGACCCGGATCAAACCCGTGGACCTGATCTTTTTCACCAAGCAGTTCCGCACCCTGTTCAAGGCCGGCATTTCCATCACCGAGGCCTTTCGCATCCTGGAATTTCAGTCCACCAACAAAAAGCTCAAGCAGACCGTGGCCCGGATGGGCGAGGACATCAAGTCGGGCTTGGGTTTGGCCGACACGTTCGGCAAGCATCCCAACGTATTTCCTGCCGTGTACATCAGCATGATCCGGGCCGGGGAAACCAGCGGAAATCTGCCCGAGGTTCTGGACCGACTGGTCTACCTTCTGGACCACGAGCACAAGGTCAAGGGAAATGTCCGCTCGGCCATGACCTATCCGGTCATCGTCGTGGTGGCGCTCTTCGGCGCCTTCCTGTTCCTGCTGACCTACGTTGTTCCCACATTTGCCCGAATGTTCGCCAGCGCCAAGATCGATCTGCCTTGGCCCACCCAGGTGGCCATGCTCATGCATACCGTGGTTCTGGGATACTGGATGATCAGCCTGCCGATTTTCGTGGGCATGGTCTTCTCCGTGTACTGGTACCAGAAGACCCCCACCGGCAGGCTGTTGCGGGACAAGTTCTTTCTCGCGTTGCCCATTCTCGGCCCGGTATTCACCAAGGCGGCCATGTCCCGTTTTTCCAGTATTTTCGCCATCCTGCAGATCAGCGGGGTTTCGGTCCTGGATTCGTTGAAAATCCTTTCGGATTCCATCGGCAACTCAGCCATTTCCCGGGAATTCGACAAGATCGGCGACCAACTCCGGGAGGGCAAGGGCATTTCCACGCCCCTCAAGTCCGCCAAGTATTTCACCCCCATGGTCATCAGCATGGTTGCCGTGGGCGAGGAGTCCGGGAATCTGGACACCATGCTCCACGACATCTCCGTGCACTACGACGATGAAGTGAACTACGAGGTGGGCCGGATGACCGAACTTCTGGGACCTGTCCTGCTTGTGGCTCTGGCCGGGGTGGTGGGTTTTTTCGCTCTGGCCATATTCATGCCCATGTGGGACATGGTCAAAACCATTCGCTAG
- a CDS encoding sigma-54 interaction domain-containing protein: protein MRRTVFHVSLTLLVPLIVAGTAVLALFLSEYLPFFRYDVSGDLTRLATLVGGTTFIVAFLLLYLILRPIRDFLDAARASGVLPAKDSAFPGGLPRSDLEEFRQAFEQVGQALSRLDAKALFPEIVGQSPVLRAVLGQVLKVAPTNASVLLTGESGTGKEIIARAIHEQSLRRDGPLVVVNCAAIPETLLESELFGYEKGAFTGAVTAKPGRFELAHAGTLFLDEIGDMPLAVQAKILRMLETGTVERVGGIKSVRCDVRVVAATNRDIQELMRQGLFREDLFHRLNVFPLHLPPLRERRDDIPALAEHFAASHNGNADISAAALGLLMTHDWPGNVRELRNSLERATVLAGEEEIRPEHLAGLFGNGLFAFPAGNTDGKGKTDNGAGLDQRLASVERTMIEEALARCDGIQAKAARLLGIKERSLWHRIKKLDIAVKQFK, encoded by the coding sequence ATGCGCCGCACCGTGTTCCATGTCAGTCTGACCCTGCTCGTGCCCCTGATCGTGGCCGGAACAGCTGTGCTGGCCCTTTTTCTGAGCGAATATTTGCCATTTTTCCGGTACGATGTCTCAGGAGACCTGACCAGGCTCGCGACTTTGGTGGGCGGGACCACCTTCATTGTCGCCTTTCTTTTACTGTACCTGATCCTGCGGCCGATCCGTGATTTCCTGGACGCAGCCCGGGCATCCGGGGTCCTGCCGGCCAAGGATTCCGCTTTCCCCGGAGGCCTGCCGCGGAGCGATCTGGAGGAGTTTCGTCAGGCTTTTGAACAGGTGGGCCAGGCTCTGTCGCGTCTCGACGCCAAAGCCTTGTTCCCGGAAATCGTGGGGCAGAGCCCTGTTCTCCGCGCAGTGCTCGGGCAGGTACTGAAAGTGGCGCCGACCAATGCCTCGGTCCTGCTCACCGGCGAGTCGGGAACCGGCAAGGAAATCATTGCCCGGGCGATTCATGAACAAAGCCTTCGCCGGGACGGCCCCCTGGTCGTGGTCAACTGCGCGGCAATTCCGGAAACCCTGTTGGAGAGCGAACTCTTCGGTTATGAAAAAGGCGCCTTCACCGGCGCAGTGACGGCCAAGCCGGGACGCTTCGAACTGGCCCATGCCGGGACCCTTTTCCTGGATGAAATCGGCGACATGCCCCTGGCCGTGCAGGCCAAAATCCTGCGCATGCTGGAAACCGGGACCGTCGAACGGGTCGGTGGAATCAAGTCCGTACGCTGCGACGTGCGGGTGGTTGCGGCCACCAACCGGGACATCCAGGAGCTGATGCGCCAGGGCCTGTTTCGGGAGGACCTGTTCCACCGGTTGAACGTCTTCCCCCTGCACCTGCCTCCCCTGCGCGAGAGACGCGACGACATCCCGGCTCTGGCCGAGCACTTCGCGGCCTCCCACAACGGGAACGCCGACATTTCCGCTGCCGCTCTGGGCCTGCTCATGACCCATGACTGGCCTGGCAACGTGCGGGAATTGCGCAACAGCCTGGAGCGGGCAACCGTGCTGGCCGGCGAGGAGGAAATCCGTCCCGAGCACCTGGCCGGCTTGTTTGGGAATGGGCTTTTCGCGTTTCCCGCCGGGAATACGGATGGAAAAGGCAAGACGGACAACGGCGCCGGTCTGGACCAACGCCTGGCCAGCGTGGAACGCACCATGATCGAAGAGGCCCTGGCTCGTTGCGACGGAATCCAGGCCAAGGCCGCCCGCCTGCTGGGCATCAAGGAACGCAGCCTCTGGCATCGGATCAAGAAGTTGGACATTGCCGTGAAGCAGTTCAAGTAA